A DNA window from Vanessa cardui chromosome 16, ilVanCard2.1, whole genome shotgun sequence contains the following coding sequences:
- the LOC124536307 gene encoding thioredoxin, mitochondrial, whose product MFGRSATTLLVRNPYFNKPSLILRSISVTPVHNDIIKIQSTEDFKDKVINSKVPVVVDFFATWCNPCRLLTPRLESIISENKGKVLLAKVDIDEQTDLALDYEVSSVPVLVAIKNGKVQQRLVGLQDTDKLRKWIEQLSSEESEVKIKA is encoded by the exons atgtttggGCGAAGCGCAACCACCTTATTAGTGAGAAatccttattttaataaaccttCTTTAATATTAAGAAGTATCTCAGTTACGCCGGTGcacaatgatataataaaaattcaaagcaCTGAGGACTTTAAGGATAAAGTCATCAATAGTAAAGTACCTGTAGTTGTTGATTTTTTTGCAAC GTGGTGCAATCCTTGCCGGCTTCTTACACCAAGACTTGAATCAATTATTTCTGAAAATAAAGGTAAAGTGCTTCTAGCCAAAGTAGATATTGATGAGCAAACAGATTTAGCTCTTGATTACGAAGTCAGCTCAGTACCAGTTTTGGTGGCAATCAAAAATGGGAAAGTGCAACAGAGATTGGTGGGCTTGCAGGATACGGATAAATTAAGGAAATGGATTGAGCAGTTGTCATCTGAGGAGTCAGAAGTGAAAATTAAAGCCTAG
- the LOC124536306 gene encoding uncharacterized protein C7orf50 homolog: MGGKKKRSKTMQNTAENVEVDNITEQHTENHDDNGSQENQDDTELLDKKVTKRAHADDGSDSDSEKPKKAKKKKKKPPVATEETSNKKGKKSIRQMKKEKYAQRQADAQAVAKDQLKSQCLNYLTQWKHDKQNWKFMKAKQVWLYKNKFSTQLVPEANWPVFLEYFESATGNIKKMLLDDAHKIIKQMDEWTESHQNEDTEDKEDEASSVTKPDENIYNRARSLIQCLQE, encoded by the coding sequence ATGGGaggtaaaaaaaaacgtagtaAGACCATGCAAAATACAGCTGAAAATGTAGAGGTTGATAATATTACTGAGCAACACACTGAAAATCATGATGACAATGGATCACAAGAGAACCAAGACGATACTGAGTTGTTAGACAAGAAGGTAACGAAGAGAGCTCATGCAGATGATGGTTCAGACTCGGACTCAGAAAAGCCTAAAAaagcaaaaaagaaaaagaagaaaccACCAGTAGCTACAGaggaaacatcaaataaaaaggGTAAAAAGTCAATACGTCAGatgaaaaaggaaaaatatgCTCAACGGCAAGCAGATGCACAAGCAGTTGCTAAAGATCAACTAAAATCTCAATGTCTCAATTACCTAACACAGTGGAAACATGACAAACAAAATTGGAAATTTATGAAAGCTAAGCAAGTgtggctttataaaaataaattttcaacacAACTTGTACCAGAAGCAAACTGGCCAGTCTTCTTAGAATATTTTGAATCAGCCACAGGAAATATTAAGAAGATGCTTCTTGATGATGctcacaaaattataaaacaaatggatGAGTGGACTGAATCACATCAAAATGAAGATACTGAAGATAAAGAAGATGAAGCCTCATCAGTAACTAAAcctgatgaaaatatttataatagagcTCGGAGTTTAATACAATGTTTACAAGAATAA
- the LOC124536069 gene encoding eukaryotic translation initiation factor 3 subunit L, with the protein MYSSDDYNEGGYESYGDYEPHTGDPQYDLEYDRSYYQMPDMVKKFLVYFRNMITEGMTFEILNLYENTFPKLTEQYFENTPWPDEKEVSPVVDNDHVFMILYKELYFRDIYARVPGGPKPEQRFLSFYNYCDLFNYILSAEKPVPLELPDQWLWELIDEFVYQFQSFAQYRSRTSKLSQAEIEALNTENKAWNVLCILNVLHSLVDKSNIKRQLEVYVTGGDPDSVAGEFGRHSLYKMLGYFSLVGLLRLHSLLGDYYQAIKVLENIELHKKSQYSHVPACQISTSYYVGFAYMMMRRYADAIRTLSSALLYMQRTKQLFSTRSYQNDQINKQTEQMYHLLAICLVLHPQCVDESIQQVLREKNYHEKMFKMQYGDLGEFESCFTFACPKFLSPCPPPIEPGSNYGRDAVKHQTQVFMDEVRQQKMLPTIRSYLKLYTTLPLAKLAAFMSAARGGERDAAREHAALAIHLLCFKHKMKNVVWTKGPSGLDGRFQSGSELDFYIDNDMIHIADTKVAHRYGDFFIRKLLKFEELNRKLHHIKI; encoded by the exons ATGTACTCAAGCGACGATTACAATGAG ggTGGTTATGAGTCCTATGGGGACTATGAGCCTCATACGGGAGACCCGCAATATGACTTGGAGTATGACAGATCATACTATCAAATGCCGGACATG GTAAAAAAATTCCTTGTCTATTTTCGTAATATGATCACTGAGGGAATGACAtttgagattttaaatttatatgaaaatacattCCCTAAACTAACGGAGCAGTATTTTGAAAATACCCCTTGGCCTGATGAGAAAGAAGTCTCACCAGTTGTAGACAATGATCAT gTGTTTATGATTCTCTACAAAGAACTATACTTCCGTGATATCTATGCAAGGGTACCTGGTGGGCCTAAACCTGAGCAAAGATTCTTGTCATTCTACAACTATTGTGACCTATTCAATTACATCCTCTCAGCTGAGAAACCAGTTCCTCTTGAATTGCCTGATCAATGGCTCTGGGAACTCATTGATGAATTTGTCTACCAGTTTCAATCTTTTGCTCAGTAcag gtcCCGTACTTCTAAGTTAAGTCAAGCTGAGATTGAAGCTCTGAATACAGAGAACAAAGCATGGAATGTTCTTTGCATTCTCAATGTCTTGCACTCTCTTGTAGATAAGTCTAACATCAAACGTCAACTTGAg GTATATGTTACTGGTGGGGACCCAGATTCTGTGGCTGGAGAGTTTGGCCGACACTCTCTTTACAAAATGCTTGGCTACTTCTCTTTGGTTGGTTTGCTACGGTTGCATTCTCTACTCGGAGATTACTATCAAGCTATCAAG GTTCTCGAAAATATTGAGCTCCACAAGAAGTCTCAATATTCTCATGTACCAGCGTGCCAGATCTCCACATCCTACTATGTGGGCTTCGCCTACATGATGATGCGTCGTTATGCCGACGCTATTCGCACGCTTTCTTCAGCTCTGCTTTACATGCAGCGCACTAAGCAGCTGTTCTCGACCCGTTCTTACCAAAACGATCAGATCAACAAACAAACTGAACAGATGTATCATCTGCTCGCAATCTGCTTGGTCCTCCACCCTCAGTGTGTCGACGAGTCTATACAACAG GTACTTCGTGAAAAGAACTATCACGAGAAGATGTTCAAGATGCAATATGGCGACCTCGGAGAGTTCGAGAGCTGTTTCACGTTCGCGTGTCCCAAGTTCCTCTCGCCCTGCCCTCCGCCCATCGAGCCGGGCTCCAACTACGGCCGCGACGCCGTCAAGCACCAGACGCAAGTCTTCATGGACGAG GTGCGTCAACAAAAAATGCTGCCAACTATCCGCTCGTACCTCAAACTGTACACGACATTGCCGCTTGCTAAGCTGGCTGCCTTCATGTCGGCGGCTCGCGGCGGGGAGCGCGACGCGGCTCGCGAGCATGCGGCGCTCGCCATACACCTACTGTGCTTCAAGCACAAGATGAAGAACGTCGTCTGGACAAAGGGCCCGAGCGGACTTGACGGCAGATTCCAGAGTGGATCCgag tTGGACTTCTACATTGATAATGACATGATCCACATTGCCGATACAAAGGTGGCTCACCGTTATGGCGATTTCTTTATTCGCAAGCTTCTTAAGTTTGAAGAACTCAACCGCAAATtgcatcatattaaaatataa
- the LOC124536097 gene encoding transcriptional regulator ATRX homolog yields MELLRQVSNTQFLFPAAAVAVVLVCAALVFIFGFHTAEQPQFDKLPLIVDDRKSSNKKRKTKEKKSSPNRTSNEDAKAKSESTKKSPAKEKKEDKVKEVEKPKPKEKVETKVVKPAADVKKGKKGKAVSDAEKPADFDEGVWEEVPKKSDKKVSKVSKVKPDDKEKKESPSKKNKKKTKEADVEAAQPAEEQEQPSGTIKVLSAVGPDVDEDAAKALQAQVEELQRVLKEAERRDQIQLGSVEEDDVPENELTEVKDLRSNKKKENKEKQNKKKANEATAVAKNIKPEENENLESSEKQEDKPAGPVFDELGDTWTDAKVSKKSKKKPRKDQ; encoded by the exons atggAATTATTACGGCAGGTATCCAATACGCAGTTTCTGTTTCCTGCGGCAGCTGTAGCGGTTGTTTTAGTATGCGCAGCGCTTGTATTTATATTCGGGTTCCACACGGCGGAACAGCCGCAATTCGATAAGCTACCTTTAATTGTCGATGACAGGAAATCTTCAAACAAGAAAAGGAAAACGAAAGAGAAG aagtctTCACCAAACCGTACTTCAAATGAAGATGCGAAAGCTAAATCTGAAAGTACGAAAAAATCACCAGCAAAGGAGAAAAAAGAGGATAAGGTGAAAGAAGTCGAAAAGCCTAAACCTAAGGAAAAGGTTGAAACTAAGGTTGTAAAGCCTGCAGCAGATGTCAAGAAGGGTAAGAAAGGTAAAGCTGTCTCTGATGCAGAGAAACCTGCAGATTTTGATGAGGGTGTGTGGGAAGAAGTCCCAAAAAAGAGTGACAAGAAAGTAAGTAAAGTGAGCAAAGTAAAGCCAGATGacaaagaaaagaaagagaGTCCTTCTAAGAAAAATAAGAAGAAGACTAAGGAAGCAGATGTTGAAGCTGCACAACCAGCAGAGGAACAGGAACAACCTTCAGGTACTATTAAAGTACTGAGCGCTGTGGGCCCTGATGTTGACGAAGATGCAGCCAAAGCTTTACAGGCTCAAGTAGAAGAATTGCAAAGAGTCCTTAAAGAG GCTGAACGTCGTGACCAAATTCAACTTGGGTCTGTTGAGGAGGATGATGTGCCAGAAAATGAATTAACTGAAGTGAAAGATCTCAGAAGCAACaagaaaaaggaaaataaagaaaaacaaaacaagaaaaAGGCTAATGAG GCTACTGCAGTAGCTAAAAACATCAAACCAGAGGAAAATGAAAATTTGGAATCTTCTGAAAAGCAAGAAGACAAACCTGCAGGTCCAGTGTTTGATGAGCTTGGAG ATACTTGGACAGATGCTAAAGTATCTAAAAAGAGCAAAAAGAAACCTCGCAAAGACCAGTGA
- the LOC124536068 gene encoding pentatricopeptide repeat-containing protein 1, mitochondrial isoform X2: MLKEDRVKPENYIYNILIGACAEVGYTKKAFKLFNDMKRRALKPTGDTYTCLFESCINSPFPSYGLKMATHLRNLMIEKGVEPNITIFNVMIKTFGRLSDLPTAFKIVDEMIAKKIKIRVHTFNHLLQACIANKESGLKQALIVWRKMLKMKEKPNLYSFNLMLKCVKDCNLGTKDDVLDIIGIIQEHNLLLDVKPQQLQIEANPKTGASHSNIDLVETKLLDGKDKELNSRAEYNSTKDIIEMNDTQENNSSVGCLNQDGIHIELIQSQKKLLPQIPERTLPNLLSKLVNINEVLAFKDVHTAQDKFAMIGGQDDFLKEMEVYSVKPNIKTFTQMLYVIDDSIEAENKLMATMKLLKIKADIDFYNMLIKRRCLRLDYNNAIEVRGIMEKDSKSRQRHPFNKKHKLKANIMTYGVLAMTCDTKEKAENLLSEMKENQLKANIEILGTLLKNGTRQTQFGYILFIMNIVKQEDLRVNDVFIKHLEGFNDKCLRIIEKNKREQRESPIFMAAYKRFSNTYNNWLKEMNVEEVLKPEHPWKQFVEPNPTPIQRENMKIVEPKKFYKRSRKFIHYRPRL, translated from the exons ATGCTTAAAGAAGATAGAGTTAAACccgaaaattacatttataacatattaattggAGCTTGTGCTGAAGTAGGATACACTAAGAAAGCATTCAAATTGTTTAATGATATGAAAAGACGTGCCCTTAAACCGACAGGAGACACTTATACATGTTTATTTGAGTCTTGCATTAATAGTCCCTTTCCTTCATATGGCTTAAAAATGGCAACCCATTTAAGAAATCTCATGATTGAAAAAGGCGTAGAACCtaatataaccatttttaatgttatgattAAAACATTTGGTAGATTATCAGATTTACCAACAGCTTTTAAGATTGTTGATGAAATGAttgctaaaaaaattaaaataagagtaCATACTTTTAACCATTTACTACAAGCTTGTATAGCTAACAAAGAGTCGGGATTGAAACAAGCACTTATTGTCTGGAggaaaatgttgaaaatgaaagAGAAACcaaatctttattcatttaatttgatgCTCAAATGTGTAAAAGATTGTAATTTAGGCACTAAAGATGATGTGCTTGATATAATAGGTATTATACAAGaacataatttacttttagatGTAAAACCTCAACAATTACAAATTGAAGCCAATCCAAAAACAGGTGCCTCTCATTCAAACATAGATTTAGTTGAAACAAAATTGTTAGATGGAAAAGATAAAGAGCTAAACAGCCGGGCTGAATATAATAGTACAAAAGATATCATTGAGATGAATGATACACAAGAAAACAACTCTAGTGTGGGTTGTTTGAATCAAGATGGTATTCACATTGAATTAATACAAAGTCAGAAAAAGTTACTTCCACAAATACCAGAGAGAACATTACCAAATTTGCTTTCAAAACTAGTAAATATCAATGAAGTCTTAGCATTTAAAGATGTGCACACAGCACAAGATAAATTTGCCATGATTGGTGGACAAGATGATTTCCTTAAAGAAATGGAGGTATATTCGGTAAAACCAAACATCAAAACATTTACACAAATGCTCTATGTCATAGATGACAGTATAGAAGCTGAGAATAAATTAATGGCCACTATGAAATTACTAAAGATTAAAGctgatatagatttttataatatgcttATTAAACGAAGATGTTTACGATTAGACTATAATAATGCAATA gaGGTGAGGGGTATAATGGAAAAGGATAGTAAATCGCGCCAGAGACACccttttaacaaaaaacacaaattaaaagcaaatattATGACTTATGGTGTGTTAGCCATGACTTGTGACACAAAAGAAAAAGCTGAGAATTTACTTTCTGAAATGAAAGAGAACCAGTTAAA AGCCAATATTGAAATTTTGGGGACTTTGTTAAAAAATGGTACAAGACAAACACAATTtggatatatattattcataatgaaTATTGTGAAACAGGAAGACTTGAGAGTTAatgatgtatttataaaacatttggaAGGTTTTAATGATAAATGTTTACGCATAATAGAAAAG AATAAAAGAGAACAAAGAGAAAGTCCTATATTTATGGCTGCTTATAAGAGATTTagtaatacatacaataattgGTTAAAAGAAATGAATGTTGAAGAAGTTTTAAAGCCTGAACATCCTTGGAAACAATTTGTTGAACCAAATCCAACTCCAATACAAAGggaaaatatgaaaattgttgaacccaaaaagttttataagaGAAGCCgtaaatttatacattacaGACCAAgattgtaa
- the LOC124536068 gene encoding pentatricopeptide repeat-containing protein 1, mitochondrial isoform X1, translating to MALRCLNLLKNVRNSNLVLRQHLLCTSITASKLNDFKKNSTQDRISFVGDPDTFGTIGGPIIKETLEDEGDIKEEQFLQNIPLNSQKLSTKQYADLIKQYLKYKRIKDAIDVLEIKMLKEDRVKPENYIYNILIGACAEVGYTKKAFKLFNDMKRRALKPTGDTYTCLFESCINSPFPSYGLKMATHLRNLMIEKGVEPNITIFNVMIKTFGRLSDLPTAFKIVDEMIAKKIKIRVHTFNHLLQACIANKESGLKQALIVWRKMLKMKEKPNLYSFNLMLKCVKDCNLGTKDDVLDIIGIIQEHNLLLDVKPQQLQIEANPKTGASHSNIDLVETKLLDGKDKELNSRAEYNSTKDIIEMNDTQENNSSVGCLNQDGIHIELIQSQKKLLPQIPERTLPNLLSKLVNINEVLAFKDVHTAQDKFAMIGGQDDFLKEMEVYSVKPNIKTFTQMLYVIDDSIEAENKLMATMKLLKIKADIDFYNMLIKRRCLRLDYNNAIEVRGIMEKDSKSRQRHPFNKKHKLKANIMTYGVLAMTCDTKEKAENLLSEMKENQLKANIEILGTLLKNGTRQTQFGYILFIMNIVKQEDLRVNDVFIKHLEGFNDKCLRIIEKNKREQRESPIFMAAYKRFSNTYNNWLKEMNVEEVLKPEHPWKQFVEPNPTPIQRENMKIVEPKKFYKRSRKFIHYRPRL from the exons ATGGCATTACGTTGTTTGAATCTTCttaaaaatgtaagaaatagtaatcTAGTATTACGacaacatttattatgtacatcGATAACTGCGAGTAAATTAaacgactttaaaaaaaacagcacaCAGGACCGTATATCATTTGTAGGAGATCCTGATACTTTTGGTACTATAGGTGGCCCAATCATTAAGGAAACGCTGGAAGATGAAGGCGATATTAAAGAGGAACAGTTTCTACAAAATATTCCACTGAATTCTCAAAAACTGTCGACCAAGCAGTATGCAGATTTAATAAagcagtatttaaaatataagagaaTAAAAGATGCTATAGATGTACTAGAAATCAAGATGCTTAAAGAAGATAGAGTTAAACccgaaaattacatttataacatattaattggAGCTTGTGCTGAAGTAGGATACACTAAGAAAGCATTCAAATTGTTTAATGATATGAAAAGACGTGCCCTTAAACCGACAGGAGACACTTATACATGTTTATTTGAGTCTTGCATTAATAGTCCCTTTCCTTCATATGGCTTAAAAATGGCAACCCATTTAAGAAATCTCATGATTGAAAAAGGCGTAGAACCtaatataaccatttttaatgttatgattAAAACATTTGGTAGATTATCAGATTTACCAACAGCTTTTAAGATTGTTGATGAAATGAttgctaaaaaaattaaaataagagtaCATACTTTTAACCATTTACTACAAGCTTGTATAGCTAACAAAGAGTCGGGATTGAAACAAGCACTTATTGTCTGGAggaaaatgttgaaaatgaaagAGAAACcaaatctttattcatttaatttgatgCTCAAATGTGTAAAAGATTGTAATTTAGGCACTAAAGATGATGTGCTTGATATAATAGGTATTATACAAGaacataatttacttttagatGTAAAACCTCAACAATTACAAATTGAAGCCAATCCAAAAACAGGTGCCTCTCATTCAAACATAGATTTAGTTGAAACAAAATTGTTAGATGGAAAAGATAAAGAGCTAAACAGCCGGGCTGAATATAATAGTACAAAAGATATCATTGAGATGAATGATACACAAGAAAACAACTCTAGTGTGGGTTGTTTGAATCAAGATGGTATTCACATTGAATTAATACAAAGTCAGAAAAAGTTACTTCCACAAATACCAGAGAGAACATTACCAAATTTGCTTTCAAAACTAGTAAATATCAATGAAGTCTTAGCATTTAAAGATGTGCACACAGCACAAGATAAATTTGCCATGATTGGTGGACAAGATGATTTCCTTAAAGAAATGGAGGTATATTCGGTAAAACCAAACATCAAAACATTTACACAAATGCTCTATGTCATAGATGACAGTATAGAAGCTGAGAATAAATTAATGGCCACTATGAAATTACTAAAGATTAAAGctgatatagatttttataatatgcttATTAAACGAAGATGTTTACGATTAGACTATAATAATGCAATA gaGGTGAGGGGTATAATGGAAAAGGATAGTAAATCGCGCCAGAGACACccttttaacaaaaaacacaaattaaaagcaaatattATGACTTATGGTGTGTTAGCCATGACTTGTGACACAAAAGAAAAAGCTGAGAATTTACTTTCTGAAATGAAAGAGAACCAGTTAAA AGCCAATATTGAAATTTTGGGGACTTTGTTAAAAAATGGTACAAGACAAACACAATTtggatatatattattcataatgaaTATTGTGAAACAGGAAGACTTGAGAGTTAatgatgtatttataaaacatttggaAGGTTTTAATGATAAATGTTTACGCATAATAGAAAAG AATAAAAGAGAACAAAGAGAAAGTCCTATATTTATGGCTGCTTATAAGAGATTTagtaatacatacaataattgGTTAAAAGAAATGAATGTTGAAGAAGTTTTAAAGCCTGAACATCCTTGGAAACAATTTGTTGAACCAAATCCAACTCCAATACAAAGggaaaatatgaaaattgttgaacccaaaaagttttataagaGAAGCCgtaaatttatacattacaGACCAAgattgtaa